A region from the Triticum aestivum cultivar Chinese Spring chromosome 3D, IWGSC CS RefSeq v2.1, whole genome shotgun sequence genome encodes:
- the LOC123073750 gene encoding Bowman-Birk type trypsin inhibitor: protein MKMKRCIVPSILLMLSLEAALLVAGRPSVDGEVGAILLPSQGQVMAAPKRPWKCCDRARCTRSIPPICTCMDEAFECASTCKACVPSTRNPSLQVCQDQFVGDPGPICRPWECCDSAACTKTDPPTCRCGDEVEQCAPTCKTCEPSTSDPSLNVCKDAYTGAIPPTCTPPEALAAGGN from the exons ATGAAGATGAAGCGATGCATCGTTCCTAGCATCCTGCTGATGCTTTCACTGGAGGCGgccctcctcgtcgccggccgcccctCTGTCGACGGCGAGGTGGGTGCCATTCTCCTGCCGAGCCAAGGCCAAG TCATGGCGGCGCCCAAGAGGCCGTGGAAGTGCTGCGACCGGGCGCGGTGCACCAGGTCGATCCCGCCGATCTGCACCTGCATGGACGAGGCTTTCGAGTGCGCCTCCACCTGCAAGGCATGCGTGCCGTCGACGCGCAACCCGTCCCTCCAGGTCTGCCAGGACCAGTTCGTCGGCGACCCGGGGCCCATCTGCCGGCCGTGGGAGTGCTGCGACTCGGCCGCGTGCACCAAGACCGACCCGCCGACGTGCCGCTGCGGGGACGAGGTCGAGCAGTGCGCTCCGACCTGCAAGACGTGCGAGCCGTCCACGTCGGACCCATCCCTCAACGTCTGCAAGGACGCGTACACCGGGGCCATCCCGCCCACGTGCACGCCGCCAGAGGCTCTTGCCGCCGGCGGTAACTAG
- the LOC123073751 gene encoding Bowman-Birk type bran trypsin inhibitor: protein MRTTHKHTYTPRANEAVAINRTAMKKGSSAAVLLMLSLAALLLVGAAVADDAIIRLHSDAGTGETRPWDCCDHPVCTKRSWCGCKDVVEQCFPACRSCKPAKRADESAPSGYMCRDAYHGSPGPKCML, encoded by the exons ATGCGAACGACCCACAAGCACACATACACACCCAGAGCGAACGAAGCAGTAGCAATCAATCGAACAGCCATGAAGAAGGGAAGCAGCGCCGCCGTCCTGCTGATGCTCTCGCTCGCGGCCCTCCTCCTCGTCGGCGCCGCCGTCGCGGACGACGCCATCATTCGCCTCCACTCCG ACGCGGGGACGGGGGAGACGAGGCCGTGGGACTGCTGCGACCACCCCGTGTGCACCAAGAGGAGCTGGTGCGGCTGCAAGGACGTGGTCGAGCAGTGCTTCCCCGCCTGCAGGAGCTGCAAGCCGGCCAAGCGAGCGGACGAGTCGGCCCCTTCCGGCTACATGTGCCGGGACGCCTATCACGGCAGTCCCGGGCCTAAGTGCATGCTCTGA